A window of the Dyadobacter pollutisoli genome harbors these coding sequences:
- a CDS encoding hybrid sensor histidine kinase/response regulator has protein sequence MKFILYCFLSISALWVTSLAATAQNKPIHFKRLSVENGLLNNDVNCVFQDRKGFIWIGTNGGLNRYDGHEFKVYKNNEKDAGSLSNDVVMSLAEDKSGNLWIGTAGGGLNMLDRDRGTFQTYMHDEKNEKSIAGNLIHRIVFDKNGKLWVATTAGLDVFDTSERVAATHYKFNTKNQKSISSDNVYAVFCDRENNMWVGTSQGLDLLDRKTGLFSRLIPAEEKENHHPANDVRCIYQDSKGRMWIGSYRGGLSLYQKNDGTFRRFKNDPANPASISNNSVTSINENEGDIWAGTENGGLNILDTEKWTFAVHAYDEVDPSSIGGNSVDCIYKDRENNLWLGIYSAGTSTYKSSNGFEHYRHDASAGSLSHNFVLCFFEDEDKKLWIGTDGGGLNLYDPVTSKFKAYRQQKSGTGISGDFVLAIVSDDEHKLWIGTWGEGVNVFDPKTGQFKVFKHQAGVANSLQSDNVYAIAKTPDKRIWLSTYGDGIDAYDPEKKVFEHYMNVPGKAGTLSDNTVNCLLTDRKGNLWVGTSTGELNRYDQKTDQFAVYRFSGNGRQSSAIHSLTEDRQGILWLCTIKGLIRFDPRTGIFKKYTTEHGLISNVTEAIVEDNQGMLWIGTIAGLAMLDPKTEKFKNYSIEYGLQGREFKQKSAFRDHEGKLYFGGVNGFNKFDPAGVHADATTYPIVITNFRVNNKEVMRTKTGAQVTLLPHDISETTSITLPYNQSFISFDYSALDFTSSQKNYAYFLENFDKDWNYPGVENTAVYTNLPPGEYFFKVKAQNLSGDWVVSPNALTIIITPPFWATWWFRILAVLSGALLVYLFYKQRVNGIVSQKAELEKLVEERTMIVQKQSEELHAQSEHLQSLNEELQSQSEELRVQAEELHEQHEQEQLAREEAERANQAKSIFLATMSHEIRTPMNGVIGMTALLSETELTKEQEEYTRTIAACGETLVSVINDILDFSKIESGKIDLEEREYELRLTIEETMDLFALPAFRKNIDLVYFIDPDLPEYLIGDSLRLKQVLINLINNALKFTAEGQVYIHVSKYADAAHGEMGVGFAVEDTGIGIREDNLSNLFKAFSQVDSSINRRYGGTGLGLVICERLIRLMGGEISVKSEYGKGSAFHFYISTKFSDKASEEAGGANALSGLEGKSVLLVDDNQTNLGILKKYLQQWKIDPILASTASQARGILAINKSIGLVITDMHLPKEDGLSLARAIHKEKQPRPVILMTSAGEEVKAKSRELFSGILSKPVKRSHLEKSIYAALTNQVHYPSEAAVDTKMLDEKFSKEYPLELLVAEDNLVNQKFIEYVLKKLGYEIVIANHGAEVLEKLSQKSYDVILMDVQMPEMDGLEATRIIRQRYGPLPYIVALTANAMSEDRNNCLNAGMDDYMAKPMKLDVIKIVLKRAFQKIHHLEVDA, from the coding sequence ATGAAGTTTATTCTTTATTGTTTTTTATCTATTTCGGCGCTGTGGGTAACCTCATTAGCCGCGACCGCCCAAAACAAACCGATTCATTTCAAACGTCTTTCCGTTGAAAACGGGCTGCTGAATAACGACGTAAACTGCGTTTTTCAGGATAGAAAAGGCTTCATTTGGATCGGGACCAATGGGGGACTGAACCGGTACGACGGACATGAGTTCAAAGTGTATAAGAATAATGAAAAGGACGCAGGTAGCCTGAGCAATGACGTGGTTATGAGCCTTGCGGAGGACAAGTCGGGAAATCTCTGGATTGGAACCGCCGGTGGAGGGCTTAATATGCTGGACCGGGACAGGGGCACTTTTCAGACTTATATGCATGACGAGAAAAATGAAAAAAGCATTGCCGGTAACTTGATCCATCGCATTGTTTTTGACAAAAATGGCAAATTGTGGGTCGCAACCACTGCGGGCCTGGATGTGTTCGACACCAGCGAAAGGGTTGCGGCCACTCATTATAAGTTTAATACCAAAAATCAGAAAAGCATTAGCAGCGACAATGTATACGCCGTTTTTTGTGACCGGGAAAACAATATGTGGGTAGGTACCTCACAGGGTCTTGACCTGCTGGACCGCAAAACCGGCCTGTTCAGCAGATTGATTCCTGCCGAGGAAAAAGAAAACCACCACCCTGCAAATGATGTCCGGTGTATTTATCAGGACAGCAAAGGCAGGATGTGGATCGGCAGCTACCGGGGTGGACTCAGTTTGTACCAGAAAAATGACGGGACATTTCGCCGGTTCAAAAATGACCCCGCTAATCCTGCATCGATATCGAATAATAGTGTCACCAGCATCAACGAGAATGAGGGGGACATTTGGGCGGGAACAGAAAACGGGGGACTCAACATTCTGGATACAGAAAAGTGGACATTTGCTGTGCACGCCTACGACGAAGTTGACCCGAGCAGCATTGGAGGAAATTCGGTAGACTGCATTTACAAGGACCGTGAAAACAACTTGTGGCTGGGGATATACAGTGCCGGGACCAGCACTTATAAAAGCAGCAATGGTTTCGAGCATTATCGGCACGATGCCTCTGCGGGCAGCCTTTCGCACAATTTTGTCCTATGTTTTTTTGAAGACGAGGATAAAAAGCTTTGGATCGGTACCGATGGTGGAGGCTTGAATTTATACGATCCGGTTACTTCTAAGTTTAAGGCTTACCGACAGCAAAAATCGGGTACCGGAATTTCGGGTGATTTTGTTCTCGCCATTGTGAGCGACGATGAGCATAAGCTTTGGATAGGAACTTGGGGGGAAGGTGTGAATGTGTTTGATCCAAAAACGGGACAGTTTAAGGTCTTCAAACATCAGGCGGGCGTGGCCAATAGCTTGCAGAGCGACAACGTATACGCAATCGCCAAAACACCTGACAAAAGGATATGGCTCAGCACCTATGGAGACGGAATAGATGCCTACGACCCGGAAAAGAAGGTTTTTGAACATTATATGAACGTTCCCGGCAAGGCGGGAACCCTTTCCGATAATACTGTCAATTGTTTGTTAACCGACCGTAAAGGAAACCTATGGGTGGGTACAAGTACCGGAGAGCTAAACCGCTATGACCAGAAGACTGATCAATTCGCCGTGTACCGGTTTTCTGGCAACGGACGGCAATCCAGTGCGATCCATAGCCTCACTGAGGACCGGCAAGGGATATTGTGGCTTTGTACCATCAAAGGACTGATCCGTTTCGATCCGCGAACGGGTATTTTTAAAAAGTACACGACAGAACATGGGCTGATCAGCAATGTCACAGAAGCCATTGTCGAAGATAACCAGGGAATGCTCTGGATCGGTACGATAGCGGGACTTGCCATGCTCGATCCCAAAACTGAAAAATTTAAAAATTATTCGATAGAGTATGGGCTGCAGGGCCGGGAGTTTAAACAAAAATCGGCCTTTCGGGATCATGAAGGTAAATTATACTTCGGCGGTGTTAATGGGTTCAACAAGTTCGATCCTGCCGGAGTCCATGCCGATGCGACGACTTACCCGATTGTCATCACCAATTTCAGGGTCAATAATAAGGAAGTGATGAGGACAAAAACCGGAGCGCAGGTGACATTATTGCCCCATGATATTTCGGAGACGACGTCGATCACACTTCCTTATAATCAGTCCTTTATATCCTTCGATTACTCGGCACTGGATTTTACGTCGTCCCAAAAGAATTATGCATACTTTCTCGAAAATTTTGACAAAGACTGGAATTATCCGGGGGTAGAAAATACCGCAGTCTACACCAACCTGCCTCCCGGGGAGTATTTTTTTAAAGTCAAAGCGCAAAACCTATCAGGCGACTGGGTTGTAAGTCCTAATGCGCTGACTATCATCATTACACCGCCATTCTGGGCGACCTGGTGGTTCCGGATATTGGCAGTTCTGTCAGGGGCTTTGCTCGTTTATTTATTTTACAAACAACGAGTTAATGGCATTGTCAGCCAGAAAGCGGAACTGGAAAAACTGGTAGAAGAACGTACGATGATTGTGCAAAAACAATCGGAGGAGCTGCACGCCCAGTCGGAACATTTGCAGTCATTGAATGAAGAATTGCAGTCCCAGTCCGAAGAACTGAGGGTTCAGGCAGAGGAATTGCATGAGCAGCACGAGCAGGAACAGCTTGCCAGGGAAGAGGCCGAGAGGGCCAATCAGGCTAAGAGTATTTTCCTGGCGACCATGAGCCATGAAATCAGGACACCAATGAATGGGGTCATCGGCATGACCGCATTGCTATCAGAAACTGAATTGACGAAAGAGCAGGAGGAATATACCAGGACGATAGCCGCCTGCGGCGAAACGCTGGTGAGTGTGATCAACGACATTCTGGATTTTTCTAAAATCGAGTCTGGTAAGATTGACCTGGAAGAGCGCGAATATGAGCTCCGGCTTACCATTGAGGAAACGATGGATCTTTTCGCATTGCCTGCGTTTAGGAAAAATATCGATCTCGTTTATTTCATTGATCCCGATCTGCCCGAGTACCTGATTGGCGACAGTTTGAGATTGAAGCAGGTTTTGATCAACCTGATCAACAATGCCCTTAAATTTACAGCAGAGGGTCAGGTTTACATACATGTGTCCAAATATGCAGATGCGGCTCATGGTGAAATGGGTGTTGGCTTTGCTGTGGAGGACACCGGGATCGGGATCCGCGAGGATAATCTGTCCAATTTATTCAAAGCGTTTTCACAGGTCGATTCCTCTATCAATCGCCGGTATGGAGGCACGGGGCTTGGTTTGGTGATCTGTGAACGGCTGATCCGTTTAATGGGCGGGGAGATCAGCGTGAAAAGTGAGTACGGCAAGGGTTCCGCATTTCATTTTTATATTTCTACAAAATTCAGTGATAAAGCCTCAGAAGAGGCGGGCGGAGCCAATGCTTTATCGGGGCTTGAAGGCAAGTCGGTTTTACTGGTTGACGATAACCAGACCAATCTGGGCATCCTAAAAAAATATCTTCAGCAGTGGAAAATTGACCCGATACTGGCCTCTACGGCGAGCCAGGCCCGTGGTATTCTGGCCATTAATAAAAGCATTGGGCTGGTCATTACGGATATGCATTTGCCGAAAGAGGATGGCCTCTCCCTGGCACGGGCGATCCACAAAGAGAAGCAGCCGCGTCCGGTTATTCTGATGACTTCTGCCGGAGAAGAGGTAAAAGCGAAATCCCGTGAGCTGTTTTCGGGTATTTTGAGCAAGCCGGTAAAAAGATCACATTTGGAAAAGAGCATCTACGCCGCTTTGACCAATCAGGTGCATTATCCTTCTGAAGCAGCTGTCGATACCAAAATGCTGGATGAAAAATTCTCGAAGGAATATCCGCTCGAATTGCTGGTTGCGGAGGATAACCTGGTCAACCAGAAGTTTATAGAGTATGTTTTAAAGAAATTGGGTTATGAAATTGTCATTGCCAACCACGGGGCAGAAGTTTTGGAAAAGCTTTCACAAAAGTCTTATGATGTGATATTGATGGACGTCCAAATGCCAGAAATGGACGGCCTGGAAGCTACAAGAATAATCAGGCAGCGGTACGGACCCCTGCCTTACATAGTCGCCTTGACGGCCAATGCAATGAGCGAGGACAGAAATAACTGTCTGAATGC
- a CDS encoding AAA family ATPase gives MKIHIMGASCAGSTTLGNALAERAGTPYFDTDDYFWVPSEVPYTVKRNPALRNQMLIEDLSRQESWILGGSLISWGPEWQAMFDLVVFLYVPPEIRLQRLVQRELERYGNTIYTDPERNRLFQEFMEWASKYDDVTFTGRNIRIHESWLKEIPCKVIEIRGDTTVEERLRLVLNAMEG, from the coding sequence ATGAAAATACATATCATGGGAGCTTCCTGTGCCGGTTCTACAACATTGGGCAATGCGTTGGCTGAGCGGGCGGGGACACCGTATTTCGATACAGACGATTATTTCTGGGTGCCCTCGGAGGTGCCGTATACAGTTAAACGAAACCCGGCACTTCGGAATCAGATGCTCATTGAAGATCTGTCTCGTCAGGAAAGCTGGATACTGGGAGGCTCGCTGATCAGCTGGGGGCCGGAATGGCAAGCCATGTTTGATCTGGTGGTGTTCTTGTACGTACCGCCAGAAATCAGGCTGCAACGTTTGGTACAAAGAGAACTGGAACGGTATGGAAACACGATTTACACGGATCCCGAACGTAACCGCCTGTTTCAGGAATTTATGGAGTGGGCATCCAAATATGACGACGTGACCTTCACCGGCAGGAATATCAGGATACACGAAAGCTGGTTGAAGGAAATCCCTTGCAAAGTGATTGAGATCAGGGGCGACACGACCGTCGAAGAGCGTCTGCGACTGGTTTTAAATGCGATGGAAGGATGA
- a CDS encoding RNA polymerase sigma factor, which produces MEQNEANIDDEMLWTSMRTGSTFAFEALYRRYFQTLFSYGKRITPDEDAVNDAIQDLFVNIWRGRQSLNQAISVKYYLFRSLRREIHKSQKQETVNGEDWETVTEDLLPTQISAETSFSINEETNIRTEQLNSWLSNLPPRQNEALVLRYYHNLDYPEIADMLGIKEQTARNLVQKALYILRKMAIYLIFIAFEINY; this is translated from the coding sequence TTGGAACAAAACGAAGCAAATATTGACGACGAGATGCTTTGGACATCGATGAGAACGGGAAGCACATTCGCGTTCGAGGCTTTGTATCGCCGTTATTTTCAAACTTTGTTCAGCTACGGTAAACGCATTACACCCGATGAAGATGCTGTTAATGACGCCATCCAGGACCTTTTTGTCAACATCTGGCGCGGCCGGCAATCATTGAACCAGGCCATTTCGGTGAAATATTACCTTTTCCGCTCGCTCCGCAGAGAAATTCACAAATCACAAAAACAGGAAACTGTGAATGGCGAAGATTGGGAAACAGTAACCGAAGACCTTCTGCCGACTCAAATCTCAGCCGAAACCAGTTTCTCGATCAACGAAGAGACCAACATCAGGACAGAGCAACTGAATAGCTGGCTGAGCAACCTGCCTCCCCGGCAAAATGAGGCCCTCGTGCTTCGGTACTATCATAATCTGGACTATCCGGAAATTGCTGATATGCTCGGCATCAAGGAACAAACCGCCCGGAACCTGGTACAGAAGGCACTTTACATTCTTAGAAAGATGGCTATCTATCTCATTTTCATTGCATTTGAAATAAATTATTAG
- a CDS encoding cation diffusion facilitator family transporter, whose translation MNSRQKRLEERKLIKISIAIGSLLTAWAIVVGIMGDSKSIIFDALFSMVGLSLSGVSLLVHNFIRKPDDDNLPFGRSQFQPFAITLQSSVIIFLCLYSLATSVIDIINGGKIVELDIALPYLIASIFVCFLLWLFFKSKAAQLGSEYVRIESTEWQLDALLSVGVLAVLSLGYFLKNGSLAHLIPYLDPSMVVIISIVFLRIPATTFWKNVRELLQFAPDDEVEDNIHEVSEQIAEQYDFIDSVVRVAKTGSSYTIEIDFLLPKNLADMQVSQLDEIRQQLHDRIKGDYEMWLTISFTTERKWML comes from the coding sequence ATGAACTCCCGGCAGAAAAGATTAGAAGAAAGAAAACTCATTAAGATTTCGATCGCGATCGGTTCGCTACTCACCGCATGGGCTATTGTCGTCGGAATTATGGGTGATTCCAAATCCATTATCTTCGACGCGCTCTTTTCAATGGTAGGACTTAGCCTTTCGGGTGTTTCTTTGCTGGTCCACAATTTTATCCGCAAACCCGACGACGACAACCTGCCATTCGGCCGGTCTCAATTTCAGCCTTTCGCGATCACATTACAATCTTCGGTGATTATTTTTCTGTGTTTGTATTCTTTGGCTACCTCCGTAATCGACATTATCAATGGCGGAAAAATCGTGGAGCTGGACATTGCCCTGCCCTACCTGATCGCCTCCATCTTTGTGTGCTTCCTGCTATGGTTGTTTTTCAAGAGCAAAGCGGCTCAATTGGGATCCGAATATGTAAGAATCGAATCGACGGAATGGCAGCTGGATGCACTGCTGAGCGTCGGCGTGTTGGCGGTATTATCCCTCGGATACTTCCTGAAAAACGGCTCCCTGGCGCATCTGATCCCCTATCTGGATCCATCCATGGTCGTAATTATATCGATCGTATTTTTAAGGATACCGGCTACTACCTTTTGGAAAAATGTACGCGAGCTCCTCCAATTCGCGCCCGATGATGAAGTTGAAGACAACATTCATGAAGTCTCGGAACAGATAGCAGAGCAATACGATTTTATTGATTCAGTAGTACGGGTGGCCAAAACCGGCAGCAGCTATACCATTGAGATTGATTTTTTACTTCCCAAAAATTTGGCGGATATGCAAGTCTCACAACTGGATGAGATCCGCCAGCAACTGCACGACCGCATCAAGGGCGACTACGAAATGTGGCTCACCATATCATTCACCACCGAGCGAAAGTGGATGCTTTGA
- a CDS encoding proline dehydrogenase family protein yields the protein MENLLSIGTNALKKAALNEGAKEYILDNPVLFKTLKRAADRYIGGETLEEAAIKVAKENQNGFKCSLEFIGESTRTENEARDATDEFVTICRKIHSAGLHSTVSLDLSHIGLAISKDLCLHHLNLICTEASAAGIEVIISAEGTERTDAILDSYFEISKTHSNIAITLQAYLHRTQDDFQEVIKRNGRIRIVKGAFETPNGLSLSRGEQLDDVYLNFIDQLLSRKHKCSIATHHGTIQQRAKKLVDLYQPDKDLYEFESLYGIRTQQLLDLKAEGYATKLYFVYGKEWYLYLCNRIAEYPLNIFLALEDIVGTN from the coding sequence TTGGAAAACTTGCTCAGCATTGGCACAAATGCCTTGAAAAAAGCCGCGTTAAACGAAGGCGCGAAGGAATACATACTGGACAATCCGGTGCTATTTAAAACCTTGAAACGGGCGGCAGACCGGTACATTGGCGGGGAAACGCTGGAAGAAGCAGCGATCAAGGTTGCTAAGGAAAATCAGAACGGGTTTAAATGCTCACTGGAATTTATCGGTGAAAGTACCAGGACGGAAAATGAGGCCCGCGACGCAACCGACGAGTTTGTCACAATTTGCAGAAAAATACATTCAGCAGGCCTGCATTCAACCGTTTCACTGGACTTGTCTCACATTGGTCTTGCTATTTCAAAGGATTTATGCCTGCATCATTTAAACCTGATTTGCACCGAGGCTTCTGCCGCCGGAATTGAGGTAATTATCAGTGCAGAAGGCACAGAACGCACCGATGCGATTCTGGATAGTTATTTTGAAATCTCCAAAACCCATAGCAACATTGCCATCACATTGCAAGCCTACCTGCACCGAACGCAGGATGATTTTCAGGAAGTAATCAAACGAAATGGTCGGATCAGGATCGTGAAGGGCGCATTTGAAACTCCAAACGGGCTTTCACTATCCAGAGGAGAGCAGCTCGACGACGTATACCTGAATTTTATAGATCAACTGCTATCCCGCAAGCACAAATGTTCCATTGCAACGCACCACGGCACGATCCAGCAAAGGGCAAAAAAACTGGTTGACCTATATCAGCCTGACAAAGATCTGTATGAATTCGAGAGCCTTTACGGAATCCGTACTCAGCAGCTTCTGGATCTGAAAGCCGAAGGTTATGCCACGAAGCTGTATTTTGTGTACGGCAAGGAATGGTATCTCTACTTATGCAACCGCATCGCCGAATATCCATTGAATATCTTCCTGGCGCTGGAAGACATCGTCGGCACAAATTGA
- a CDS encoding FecR family protein, translating into MKYSKYTTSEFVEDPYFRKWVQNPNDASNAFWESFREKHPGKIQEVTNARNLLLAVKNQVESDFSNKSNEDAVFQRIREQAGLEQKTPVRRLASWPAWAAAASVIFLMGWWFLNKQSASQLSYETNLEHAEVALIEKVNNTDQPMVITLEDSSTVFLKPDSKISFAVTFNTSAKREVYLSGEAFFEVTKNPDKPFYVYANELVTRVLGTSFNVRAFKDDKNVTVKVSTGRVSVAVAKAITDAKNAPSSDGVLLLPNQQAVLSRQDIKLVKSLVEEPGSLAGKNRKPLDERFVFEAAPAAEVFKTLEEAYGLHIEFDDALFNNCQFTANLTEESLYNKLDIICKSIEATYQIVDARIIVSGKGCG; encoded by the coding sequence ATGAAATATTCAAAATACACCACAAGCGAATTTGTTGAGGACCCCTATTTTCGAAAGTGGGTACAAAACCCCAATGACGCATCCAATGCTTTTTGGGAAAGTTTTCGCGAAAAGCATCCGGGCAAAATTCAGGAGGTTACCAATGCGCGAAACTTACTTCTCGCCGTCAAAAACCAGGTTGAGTCTGACTTTTCGAACAAATCGAATGAAGACGCGGTATTTCAGCGCATCAGGGAGCAGGCCGGATTGGAACAGAAAACACCAGTTCGCCGCCTCGCTTCCTGGCCAGCCTGGGCAGCGGCAGCTTCCGTTATTTTCTTAATGGGCTGGTGGTTTCTAAACAAGCAATCTGCGTCACAACTTTCTTACGAAACCAACCTGGAACACGCAGAAGTAGCATTGATCGAAAAGGTGAACAATACCGACCAGCCAATGGTCATCACGCTGGAAGACAGTAGTACCGTTTTTTTGAAACCGGATAGCAAGATCAGCTTCGCTGTTACATTCAATACCTCCGCCAAGCGGGAAGTTTACCTGAGCGGGGAAGCGTTTTTTGAGGTAACCAAAAACCCGGACAAACCATTCTATGTATACGCTAACGAGCTTGTTACCAGAGTTTTAGGCACAAGCTTCAACGTCAGAGCATTTAAGGATGATAAGAATGTGACCGTCAAAGTAAGTACCGGCCGCGTTTCAGTAGCAGTAGCCAAGGCAATCACAGATGCAAAGAATGCTCCATCGTCGGATGGTGTTCTGCTGCTACCCAATCAGCAAGCGGTTTTGTCGCGGCAAGACATTAAGCTCGTCAAATCGCTGGTCGAAGAGCCGGGTTCGCTCGCTGGCAAAAATCGCAAACCATTGGATGAGCGTTTCGTTTTCGAGGCTGCGCCGGCAGCTGAGGTTTTTAAAACTTTGGAGGAAGCCTATGGGTTGCACATCGAATTTGACGACGCATTATTCAACAATTGCCAGTTTACCGCCAATCTCACAGAAGAATCACTATACAATAAGCTCGACATTATTTGCAAAAGTATCGAAGCCACCTACCAGATCGTTGACGCGAGGATTATTGTCAGCGGGAAGGGGTGCGGTTGA